The stretch of DNA AGAAATTTGTCTATAATTACGGTCAATGGTATAAACGATGCTGCCAGCTTGCCCATGCTCTTCAATCCCTTAAAATTAAAAAAGGCGACCGTGTTGCATCCTTTGCATTGAATAACCATAGACATCTTGAATTGTATTTTGGTGTGCCATGTATGGGGGCAGTACTTCACACGCTTAATGTACG from Spirochaetota bacterium encodes:
- a CDS encoding AMP-binding protein is translated as MMRYPLLLTNFMERAAKYFPKKEIVSVYTDQKFVYNYGQWYKRCCQLAHALQSLKIKKGDRVASFALNNHRHLELYFGVPCMGAVLHTLNVR